A section of the Clostridium sp. TW13 genome encodes:
- the galE gene encoding UDP-glucose 4-epimerase GalE codes for MKILITGGAGYIGSTICSALEDKGHTPIILDSLINGRVEFTKNRIFYKGDIADEALLETIFKEHNDIACTIHCAALIIVPESIEHPFEYYTENVSKSIKLFKKLNELGCNKIVFSSSASVYDDVENFMVTEKSKVNPRSPYARTKYMMEMVLEDFCKAYNMKGISLRYFNLIGADPNMRSGMYNSNPSHILGKLVSVYNGREEQLKITGVNWATRDGSGIRDYIDIWDLANAHVLAVENFEKAFEKCGIDTPYLTINLGTGEGVTVKELVNSFERVTGTTLNKVETEPRFGDVGGAYANIDLANKLLNWTPEVSVDESILKALKWDEVRVQTLKY; via the coding sequence ATGAAAATACTTATTACTGGAGGGGCAGGCTATATAGGAAGTACTATATGCTCTGCATTAGAAGATAAAGGACATACACCAATTATATTAGATTCACTTATAAATGGAAGAGTTGAATTCACTAAAAATCGTATATTTTATAAAGGAGATATAGCAGATGAAGCCTTATTAGAAACTATATTTAAAGAACATAATGATATAGCCTGCACTATTCATTGTGCAGCACTTATAATAGTTCCGGAATCAATAGAACATCCTTTTGAATATTATACTGAAAATGTATCAAAATCAATTAAATTATTTAAAAAGTTAAATGAATTAGGATGTAATAAGATTGTTTTTAGTTCATCTGCTTCTGTATATGATGATGTAGAAAACTTTATGGTAACTGAAAAATCCAAGGTAAATCCAAGAAGCCCTTATGCTAGAACAAAATATATGATGGAAATGGTGCTTGAAGATTTTTGCAAAGCATATAACATGAAGGGAATATCATTAAGATATTTCAATCTAATTGGTGCAGATCCAAATATGAGATCAGGAATGTATAATAGTAATCCATCACATATATTAGGAAAGTTAGTTAGTGTTTATAACGGTAGAGAGGAACAACTAAAAATTACTGGTGTTAATTGGGCTACTAGAGATGGTTCTGGAATAAGAGACTATATAGATATTTGGGATTTAGCTAATGCGCATGTTCTAGCTGTAGAAAATTTTGAGAAAGCATTTGAGAAATGTGGGATTGATACACCATATCTTACTATAAATCTAGGAACAGGAGAAGGTGTCACAGTTAAAGAATTAGTGAATTCTTTTGAAAGAGTAACAGGGACTACATTAAACAAAGTAGAGACTGAACCTAGATTTGGAGATGTTGGAGGAGCATATGCTAATATAGATTTAGCAAATAAATTGCTTAATTGGACTCCTGAAGTTAGTGTTGATGAAAGTATATTAAAGGCATTAAAATGGGATGAAGTTCGTGTACAAACTTTAAAATACTAG
- the galE gene encoding UDP-glucose 4-epimerase GalE yields the protein MKILVTGGAGYIGSTICSALEDKGHTPIILDSLISGRVEFTKNRIFYKGDIADEALLETIFKEHNDIVFTIHCAALMGISKSVEYPFEYYTENISKSIKLFKKLNELGCNKIIFSSCSTMYDDDVETFMVTEKSPLKPKTPYSRTKYMTEMVLEDFCKAYNMKGISLRYFNLIGADPKMRSGMYSSNESTILGKLVNVYKGRQENFKITGVNWATRDGSGIRDYIDIWDLANAHVLAVENFEKAFEKCGSDTPYLTINLGTGEGVTVKELVNSFEKVTGTILNKVETEPRLGDIGGAYANIDLAKKMLNWVPEVSVDESILNALKWDEVRVQTLKY from the coding sequence ATGAAAATACTCGTTACTGGAGGAGCAGGTTATATAGGAAGTACTATATGTTCTGCTTTAGAAGATAAAGGACATACACCAATTATATTAGATTCACTTATAAGTGGAAGAGTTGAATTCACTAAAAATCGTATATTTTATAAAGGAGATATAGCAGATGAAGCCTTATTAGAAACTATATTTAAAGAACATAATGATATAGTCTTCACTATTCATTGTGCAGCACTTATGGGAATCTCTAAATCAGTAGAATATCCTTTTGAATATTATACTGAAAATATATCAAAATCAATTAAACTATTCAAAAAATTAAATGAATTAGGATGCAATAAGATTATTTTTAGTTCATGTTCCACTATGTATGATGATGATGTAGAAACTTTTATGGTAACTGAAAAATCACCATTAAAACCCAAGACCCCTTATTCTAGAACAAAATATATGACTGAAATGGTGCTTGAGGATTTTTGCAAAGCATATAATATGAAGGGAATATCATTAAGATATTTCAATCTAATTGGTGCAGATCCCAAGATGAGATCAGGAATGTATAGCAGTAACGAATCAACTATATTGGGTAAATTAGTGAATGTTTACAAGGGTAGGCAAGAAAATTTTAAGATTACTGGTGTTAACTGGGCCACTAGAGATGGTTCTGGAATAAGAGACTATATAGATATTTGGGATTTAGCTAATGCGCATGTTCTAGCTGTAGAAAATTTTGAGAAAGCATTTGAGAAATGTGGGAGTGATACACCATATCTTACTATAAATCTAGGAACAGGAGAAGGTGTCACAGTTAAAGAATTAGTGAATTCTTTTGAAAAAGTGACAGGGACTATATTAAACAAAGTAGAGACTGAACCTAGGTTGGGGGATATTGGAGGGGCATATGCGAATATAGATTTAGCAAAAAAAATGCTTAATTGGGTTCCTGAAGTTAGTGTTGATGAAAGTATATTAAACGCATTAAAATGGGATGAAGTTCGTGTACAAACTTTAAAATACTAG
- the wecB gene encoding non-hydrolyzing UDP-N-acetylglucosamine 2-epimerase, with translation MIGVENLSCGKKVWIIFGTRPEAIKLAPLIKELKHRERLEVKICVTGQHRELLEQSLEVFGVDYDYNLSIMSENQSLTNITIKIFENLEKLFMENKPDLVLVHGDTTTAYASAMAAFYQKIKVGHIEAGLRTHNQNSPFPEEVNRQMIARIASLHFAPTLQAKQNLLNENIKEKDIYLTNNTVIDSLKYTIKEEYTFETEILNEINYKKNKVIIVTAHRRENWGKGIDNICNAAKRIVRDNKDAELIYITHPNPLIKDTVFENLSSENRIHILESINPMEFHNLMNKSYMIMTDSGGIQEEGEYLRKPILLLRETTERVIGIEQGISKLIGTKVEDIVKEANKVLKDKELYVKMIEGTNFNQIEQASVKISNIIEEYFN, from the coding sequence ATGATTGGGGTGGAAAACTTGAGTTGTGGAAAAAAGGTATGGATTATATTTGGGACAAGACCGGAGGCTATTAAACTAGCACCTTTAATAAAGGAATTAAAACATAGAGAGAGGTTAGAAGTAAAAATTTGTGTTACAGGTCAGCATAGAGAATTGTTAGAACAATCCTTGGAAGTTTTTGGTGTGGATTATGATTACAATTTAAGCATTATGAGTGAAAATCAAAGTTTGACAAATATCACGATTAAGATTTTTGAAAACTTAGAGAAATTATTTATGGAAAATAAACCTGATTTAGTATTAGTTCATGGAGATACTACAACTGCCTATGCTAGTGCTATGGCTGCATTCTATCAAAAAATAAAAGTTGGGCATATTGAAGCTGGCTTGAGAACTCATAATCAAAACTCACCTTTCCCAGAAGAAGTAAATAGGCAAATGATAGCAAGGATAGCAAGTTTACATTTTGCACCAACACTACAAGCTAAGCAAAATCTTCTAAATGAAAATATTAAAGAAAAAGATATATATTTAACAAATAACACGGTAATAGATTCATTAAAATACACTATTAAAGAAGAATATACTTTTGAGACAGAGATATTAAATGAAATAAACTATAAAAAGAATAAGGTTATTATAGTTACAGCACATAGGAGGGAAAATTGGGGTAAAGGAATAGACAATATATGTAATGCCGCTAAGAGAATAGTTAGGGATAATAAAGATGCTGAATTGATATATATAACACATCCGAATCCATTAATTAAAGATACTGTATTTGAAAATTTAAGTAGTGAAAATAGAATACATATATTAGAATCAATAAACCCAATGGAATTTCATAATTTAATGAACAAGTCCTATATGATTATGACTGATTCAGGGGGGATTCAGGAAGAGGGTGAATATTTAAGAAAACCAATCTTGTTATTAAGAGAAACTACAGAAAGAGTAATTGGAATAGAACAAGGAATTTCTAAATTAATAGGCACTAAAGTAGAGGATATAGTAAAAGAAGCAAATAAAGTTTTGAAAGATAAAGAACTATATGTAAAGATGATTGAAGGAACAAATTTTAATCAAATAGAACAAGCAAGTGTAAAAATATCAAATATAATTGAGGAATATTTTAATTAG
- a CDS encoding helix-turn-helix domain-containing protein, with product MSNFNTSKGKHLTIEDRILIEYGLDQCYSLKEIAEKVSKDPTTILKEIKRNRIIKSTNKRQKDVLRCTSRKKLC from the coding sequence ATGTCAAATTTTAATACAAGCAAAGGAAAACACCTTACAATAGAAGACCGTATCTTAATTGAATATGGATTAGATCAATGCTACTCCTTAAAAGAAATAGCTGAAAAGGTATCGAAAGACCCAACCACTATTTTAAAGGAAATCAAAAGAAATAGAATCATTAAAAGTACTAATAAGAGACAAAAGGATGTTCTTCGCTGCACAAGCCGAAAAAAATTGTGCTAA
- a CDS encoding TetR/AcrR family transcriptional regulator has protein sequence MNKTKRIIFDSAVKEFSECGYSGATMDDIALKAGVAKGTLYYHFKSKEEIFKFVVIEGIKTLQGELASINETGLGSLDKIRKICKNQLTLIYENTEFFKVLISQLWGEESRQLEIRIELSKYFLEIEKVIKIAMNEGIIKQGNSSLMAFTFFGSMVSTAVYEMLNKDKVSVNEVVDQVLEISLKGILK, from the coding sequence ATGAATAAAACAAAAAGAATTATTTTTGATTCAGCCGTAAAAGAATTTTCAGAGTGTGGATATAGCGGGGCTACAATGGATGATATTGCATTGAAAGCTGGAGTTGCAAAGGGAACATTATATTACCATTTTAAAAGCAAGGAAGAAATATTTAAGTTTGTTGTAATAGAAGGAATAAAAACATTGCAAGGTGAGTTGGCTAGTATAAATGAGACAGGATTAGGCAGTCTAGATAAAATAAGAAAGATATGCAAAAATCAACTTACTCTTATATATGAAAATACAGAATTTTTTAAGGTTTTAATTAGCCAGCTTTGGGGAGAAGAAAGCAGACAATTAGAAATTAGAATTGAATTGAGCAAGTATTTTTTAGAAATTGAAAAAGTGATAAAAATAGCAATGAATGAAGGAATAATTAAACAAGGAAATTCTAGTTTAATGGCATTCACTTTCTTTGGTAGTATGGTTTCCACCGCAGTATATGAAATGTTAAACAAAGATAAAGTTAGTGTAAATGAAGTTGTAGATCAAGTTTTAGAGATTAGCTTAAAAGGAATACTAAAATAA
- a CDS encoding phosphatidylserine decarboxylase, giving the protein MLKIYNRKTKQYDIENIAGKKYLEWCYNSALGSNITKIFIRKKLFTKLYGTYCDTNFSRKKINPYIKDFNMDMSIAEKQTSDFKNFNEFFTRKLKPEARPFSKEKDIVISPGDGRLTAFTDIDVSNLVQIKDIKYSLKELIGDNPILEDYSGGVCLVLRLCPLDYHRFHFIDNGICSETHKINGHYYSVNPIALDKIPKLFCQNKREWSIFKSENFGDVIHVEVGATCVGSIIQSYTPNIPVIKGDEKGYFKFGGSTTILFFKKNTITIDDDILEQSKLGFETLVLMGESIGKRDI; this is encoded by the coding sequence ATGCTTAAAATTTATAATAGAAAAACTAAACAATATGATATAGAAAACATAGCTGGAAAGAAATATCTTGAGTGGTGTTATAATTCTGCCTTAGGTAGCAATATCACCAAAATATTTATAAGAAAAAAGTTGTTTACTAAACTTTATGGTACCTACTGTGACACTAACTTTAGTAGAAAGAAAATCAATCCATATATAAAAGACTTTAATATGGATATGTCTATAGCTGAAAAACAAACCTCCGATTTTAAAAATTTCAATGAATTTTTCACCAGAAAACTAAAACCTGAAGCCCGCCCATTTTCTAAAGAAAAAGATATTGTAATTTCTCCAGGTGACGGACGATTAACTGCATTTACTGATATAGATGTTTCAAACTTAGTACAAATCAAAGATATTAAATATTCTCTGAAAGAACTTATTGGTGATAATCCAATACTAGAAGATTACTCTGGTGGTGTCTGTCTTGTGCTAAGACTTTGTCCTCTTGATTATCATAGATTTCACTTTATAGATAATGGAATCTGCTCAGAAACTCATAAAATTAATGGTCACTATTATTCTGTAAATCCAATTGCCTTAGATAAAATTCCAAAATTATTTTGCCAGAATAAAAGAGAATGGAGTATTTTCAAATCTGAAAACTTTGGAGATGTTATACATGTAGAAGTCGGGGCTACTTGCGTTGGAAGTATAATTCAATCATACACTCCAAATATACCTGTAATAAAAGGTGATGAAAAAGGTTATTTTAAGTTTGGTGGTTCTACAACAATCTTATTCTTTAAGAAAAATACTATAACTATAGATGATGATATTTTAGAACAATCTAAACTTGGTTTTGAAACCCTTGTATTAATGGGTGAATCAATAGGAAAAAGGGATATTTAA
- a CDS encoding LacI family DNA-binding transcriptional regulator: MGEKVNIKDVAREAGVSIATVSYVINNINKVTDNTKNRVLEVIERLGYQPNINARSLVKKESRIIGIIVPISEKEKDTILLDNPFYLEFLSSVENKVRVNGYSTMILSIYEEKELIKHLNSGSLAGIIVLGAANKFVYDTLSSVDIPIVVVDQKQSSDRFYYINTDDDMGAFLATEYLIKNGHRNMCILLGGKSDTLVHRNRLDGYKKALSKYDIEFDAKKVIEIDVSYEGGIKAVDKILEVDENITGIFAISDVVAMGVIRGLYDKSINVPRDKSVIGFDNIRNSKYFIPQITTINQFLQTKAETAVNIIMKINDKDTEFIKKYLNNNIVTIPVHIVERESVRDI; this comes from the coding sequence ATGGGGGAAAAGGTTAATATTAAAGATGTAGCAAGGGAGGCTGGGGTATCAATTGCTACAGTATCATATGTTATTAATAATATTAATAAAGTTACAGACAACACCAAAAATAGAGTTCTAGAGGTTATAGAAAGATTAGGATATCAACCTAATATAAATGCTAGAAGTCTTGTAAAAAAGGAAAGTAGAATAATAGGAATTATAGTACCTATAAGTGAAAAGGAAAAGGATACTATTCTTTTGGACAATCCATTTTATTTGGAGTTTTTAAGTTCAGTAGAGAACAAGGTAAGAGTAAATGGTTATAGTACAATGATACTTTCAATTTATGAAGAAAAGGAACTTATAAAGCACTTAAACAGTGGAAGTTTGGCTGGAATAATTGTATTAGGAGCTGCTAATAAATTTGTTTATGATACTTTAAGCTCAGTTGATATTCCTATAGTAGTTGTTGACCAAAAGCAAAGTAGTGATAGATTTTATTATATTAATACAGATGATGATATGGGAGCATTTTTAGCTACAGAGTACCTTATTAAAAATGGACATAGAAATATGTGTATTTTATTAGGGGGAAAAAGTGATACCTTAGTTCATAGAAATAGACTTGATGGATATAAGAAGGCATTAAGTAAATATGATATTGAGTTTGATGCAAAAAAGGTTATAGAAATTGATGTAAGCTATGAAGGTGGAATAAAGGCAGTAGATAAAATATTAGAAGTTGATGAAAATATAACAGGGATATTTGCTATATCCGATGTTGTTGCTATGGGAGTTATTAGAGGCTTATATGATAAGAGTATTAACGTACCTAGAGATAAGTCAGTAATTGGTTTTGATAATATAAGAAATTCAAAATATTTTATTCCTCAGATAACAACTATAAATCAATTTTTACAAACTAAAGCAGAGACTGCAGTTAATATCATTATGAAGATTAATGATAAGGATACAGAATTTATAAAGAAATATTTAAATAATAATATAGTAACAATACCAGTGCATATTGTTGAAAGGGAATCAGTAAGGGATATTTAA
- a CDS encoding Card1-like endonuclease domain-containing protein — protein MGYEVLINFVETNNEESILSTEYIKPKEVVFVSEKCNDKQEKLEQYFKEKYPSVIFTWIELKDSDIKNVLTKYRKRNSIIDISLTSKYLSIEILHLSMKSCIDVLYMDVSKREITIFNNEEMLKKQVELVDLDIEDIVNTGYGDIVVESTDIGKEKIIDKLTFLISSNVEVWNKIKQSLINTDIISHEQSDPYIVNIHLDKLQDDEIYVYEKMISLLKEYKQISFKKNGRLLQVRFLNNFIKGFIFKTGSWFENFTKNIVEDIDFIDDVKSGVLFRWDENERKIKNEIDVVAVKDGILICISCKDSCKYDENALNELNVYSHKIGGEKVVKILAATKDPLKSSVNQRSKAMDIDIITFDGDKQSFKNKIRASILKKIK, from the coding sequence ATGGGTTACGAAGTTTTGATAAATTTTGTTGAGACTAATAATGAAGAAAGTATCTTATCTACAGAATATATTAAACCTAAGGAAGTAGTGTTTGTTTCTGAAAAATGTAATGATAAACAAGAGAAGTTAGAACAATATTTTAAAGAAAAATATCCAAGTGTTATATTTACATGGATAGAGTTAAAAGATAGTGATATAAAAAATGTATTGACAAAATATAGAAAAAGGAACAGTATTATAGATATAAGTTTAACATCAAAGTATCTAAGTATCGAAATTTTACATTTATCAATGAAAAGTTGCATAGATGTTTTGTATATGGATGTCAGCAAAAGGGAGATTACGATTTTTAACAACGAAGAAATGTTGAAAAAGCAAGTTGAACTAGTAGATTTAGATATTGAAGATATAGTAAATACAGGATATGGAGATATTGTTGTTGAATCCACAGATATAGGGAAAGAAAAGATAATTGATAAGTTAACTTTTCTGATTTCAAGCAATGTTGAAGTATGGAATAAGATAAAACAAAGTCTTATAAATACGGATATTATATCACATGAACAATCAGATCCATACATTGTAAATATACATTTAGATAAACTCCAAGATGATGAGATATACGTATATGAGAAGATGATAAGCCTCCTTAAAGAATATAAGCAAATTTCTTTTAAGAAAAATGGACGTTTATTGCAAGTTAGATTCTTGAATAATTTTATAAAAGGGTTTATATTTAAAACAGGTAGTTGGTTTGAAAATTTTACTAAGAACATAGTGGAAGATATAGATTTCATTGATGATGTTAAAAGTGGAGTTTTATTCCGATGGGATGAAAACGAAAGAAAAATAAAGAATGAAATAGATGTAGTTGCAGTAAAAGATGGAATATTGATTTGCATATCTTGTAAAGATAGCTGCAAATATGATGAAAATGCCCTAAATGAGTTAAATGTTTATTCACATAAAATAGGTGGAGAAAAGGTTGTGAAGATTTTAGCAGCAACCAAAGATCCATTAAAGTCTTCAGTTAATCAGAGATCTAAGGCAATGGACATAGACATAATAACTTTTGATGGAGATAAACAAAGTTTTAAAAATAAGATAAGAGCTAGTATTTTAAAAAAAATAAAATAA
- a CDS encoding OmpA/MotB family protein yields the protein MKKKPKKEPNNERWMLTYLDLITLLMVFFVVLYASSNVNQKKLEEVTKSMQVAFGTDGKNLVSKETTGGTAVISTGKANGTATTSSNATKQAETTKKQSEEEKLDEIQAEVDKLVNNSSLKGSVSTTIQERGLVISFKDNIFFESGKAELKDDMRNKLNSIANILSKINNYIRVEGHTDSLPINTAQFNSNWQLSSVRAANVVQYLVENTKLDAARLSSVGYADQRPVASNSTDAGRSKNRRVDIVILNSKFNNTEDKN from the coding sequence ATGAAAAAGAAACCTAAAAAGGAACCCAATAATGAAAGATGGATGTTAACCTATTTAGATTTAATAACATTATTAATGGTATTCTTTGTTGTTCTTTATGCTTCAAGTAATGTGAATCAAAAAAAGCTAGAAGAGGTTACAAAGTCAATGCAAGTTGCATTTGGAACTGATGGTAAAAATCTTGTGAGCAAAGAAACAACTGGTGGTACAGCTGTAATATCAACAGGTAAGGCAAATGGGACGGCAACTACATCAAGTAATGCAACTAAACAAGCAGAAACAACGAAAAAGCAAAGTGAAGAAGAAAAGTTGGATGAAATTCAAGCTGAAGTTGATAAGTTAGTTAATAATTCAAGTTTAAAGGGCAGCGTATCTACTACTATACAAGAGAGAGGACTTGTAATAAGTTTTAAAGATAATATATTTTTTGAAAGTGGTAAGGCAGAACTTAAGGATGATATGAGGAATAAGTTAAATTCCATTGCCAATATTTTAAGTAAAATTAATAATTATATTAGAGTAGAGGGACATACAGATAGTCTTCCAATAAATACAGCTCAGTTCAATTCAAATTGGCAATTATCATCAGTCAGGGCTGCAAATGTTGTGCAATATTTAGTTGAAAATACTAAGCTTGATGCAGCTAGATTATCATCTGTAGGATATGCAGATCAAAGACCAGTTGCAAGTAATAGCACCGATGCAGGAAGAAGTAAAAACAGAAGAGTAGATATTGTAATTTTAAATTCTAAGTTTAATAATACAGAAGATAAAAATTAA
- a CDS encoding flagellar motor protein — translation MDLGIVISLVIAFASLLLGFTFEGGALKSLLQPTAAIIVFGGTIGAVGISFPLASLKRIPKILKVAFRRREDKASGMIDFFKELAVKTRRDGLLSLESEIDTYDLDGFTKKGLQMVVDGVEPSTIRAILENKLENIVERHEVGSSIFDSAGGYAPTMGIVGTVMGLVQVLGNLGNSSELGGKIAVAFIATLYGVGSANLLWLPIAAKLKALDKEECLEKQMVIEGILLLQEGANPNTLVSKLEGFLPEGSVQEQKPTNN, via the coding sequence ATGGATTTAGGAATAGTTATTAGTTTAGTAATTGCATTTGCCTCATTGCTTTTAGGATTTACTTTTGAGGGTGGAGCGTTGAAGTCTTTACTTCAACCTACAGCAGCTATAATAGTTTTTGGAGGAACTATAGGTGCAGTTGGAATATCATTTCCATTGGCATCATTAAAAAGGATTCCTAAAATTTTAAAAGTAGCTTTTAGAAGAAGAGAGGACAAGGCATCTGGGATGATAGACTTTTTTAAGGAATTAGCTGTTAAGACTAGAAGAGATGGATTGCTTAGCTTAGAAAGTGAAATAGATACATATGACTTGGACGGGTTTACAAAGAAAGGGTTGCAAATGGTGGTAGATGGAGTTGAACCATCTACAATTAGAGCTATATTAGAAAACAAATTAGAAAACATAGTAGAGAGGCATGAAGTAGGTAGCTCTATATTTGATTCTGCAGGTGGATATGCACCAACTATGGGGATAGTAGGTACAGTCATGGGCCTTGTACAGGTTCTTGGAAATTTGGGCAACTCAAGTGAGTTAGGTGGAAAGATAGCTGTTGCTTTTATTGCGACTTTATATGGTGTTGGATCAGCCAATTTGTTATGGTTACCAATAGCAGCAAAGTTAAAGGCACTTGATAAAGAAGAATGCTTAGAAAAACAAATGGTTATAGAGGGAATATTACTTTTACAAGAAGGAGCAAATCCTAATACATTAGTAAGCAAACTTGAAGGCTTCTTACCAGAAGGTAGTGTTCAAGAACAAAAGCCAACTAACAATTAA
- the folK gene encoding 2-amino-4-hydroxy-6-hydroxymethyldihydropteridine diphosphokinase has protein sequence MDKIYLNNLEIFAYHGVFEEEKKLGQKFVLSLELDLDLREAGVTGDLTKSVHYGELSHGVEKVFTKENYDLIETAAEKVAEFVLTEYPLVQGVKVTLKKPWAPIMRHLEYAAIEINRRVHKAFISFGSNMGDKEANINNAIELIKKSNHTKVVKVSSYIKTEPWGYVDQEEFINGAMEIRTMLSPIELVEFLLSVEQELKRERIIKWGPRTIDLDVILYDDVISTDERIILPHPRMEQRLFVLEPLAEIAPYEVHPIFRRRIIDLKEDVEK, from the coding sequence ATGGATAAAATTTATTTAAATAATTTAGAGATTTTTGCATATCATGGAGTATTTGAAGAGGAAAAGAAACTTGGTCAGAAGTTTGTACTATCTTTAGAACTAGATTTAGATTTGAGGGAAGCTGGTGTTACAGGTGATTTAACCAAATCAGTTCATTATGGAGAGTTGAGTCATGGTGTAGAAAAGGTGTTTACAAAGGAAAATTATGATTTAATAGAAACGGCAGCAGAAAAAGTAGCTGAATTTGTATTGACAGAATATCCTCTTGTACAAGGAGTTAAGGTTACTTTAAAAAAACCTTGGGCACCTATAATGAGACACTTAGAATATGCAGCTATTGAAATAAATAGAAGGGTGCATAAAGCATTTATATCTTTTGGATCAAATATGGGTGATAAGGAAGCAAATATAAACAATGCTATAGAACTTATAAAGAAGAGTAATCATACGAAAGTGGTTAAGGTTTCATCTTATATAAAAACTGAGCCTTGGGGATATGTTGATCAAGAAGAATTCATTAATGGTGCTATGGAGATAAGAACCATGCTTTCACCTATTGAACTTGTAGAATTTCTTTTAAGTGTTGAACAAGAACTTAAGAGAGAAAGAATAATTAAATGGGGGCCAAGAACAATTGATTTAGATGTAATTCTTTATGATGATGTAATATCAACTGATGAGAGAATAATTCTTCCACATCCGAGAATGGAACAAAGATTATTTGTATTGGAACCACTAGCAGAGATTGCTCCTTATGAGGTTCATCCTATATTTAGAAGAAGAATTATAGATCTAAAGGAAGATGTAGAAAAGTAA
- the folP gene encoding dihydropteroate synthase: MRIGNKNFILGERTYIMGILNVTPDSFSDGGKFNSIDAALEQVSKMIEDGVDIIDIGGESTRPNHAPVEEEEETNRVVPIIKAIREKYDVPISIDTYKGKVAEAAIKAGADLINDVWGFKMDAYMAEVAAKYDVPCCLMHNRDNSEYTNIIEDMIKDLEASIEIALKAGVKKENIILDPGLGFAKTYEQNLFVMNNLEKLNRVGYPILLGTSRKSMIGLALNLPVDERVEGTVATTVMGIMKGCDFVRVHDIKENKRAAVMTDKILRAN; encoded by the coding sequence ATGAGGATTGGTAATAAGAATTTTATATTAGGGGAAAGAACTTATATAATGGGAATATTAAATGTTACTCCAGATTCTTTTTCTGATGGAGGAAAATTTAATAGTATAGATGCTGCTTTAGAGCAAGTAAGCAAGATGATAGAAGATGGTGTTGATATAATAGACATAGGTGGGGAATCAACAAGACCTAATCATGCACCAGTAGAAGAAGAAGAGGAAACTAATAGAGTTGTTCCTATAATCAAAGCCATAAGGGAAAAATATGATGTGCCTATTTCAATAGATACATATAAGGGCAAGGTAGCTGAAGCAGCTATTAAGGCTGGAGCTGATTTAATAAATGATGTATGGGGTTTTAAGATGGATGCTTATATGGCAGAGGTAGCAGCTAAATATGATGTTCCATGTTGCTTGATGCATAATAGAGATAACAGTGAGTATACGAATATAATTGAAGATATGATAAAAGATCTAGAAGCTTCTATTGAGATAGCTTTAAAAGCTGGAGTGAAAAAAGAAAATATAATTCTAGATCCAGGCTTAGGTTTTGCAAAAACATATGAGCAGAATCTTTTCGTTATGAATAACTTAGAAAAACTTAATAGAGTAGGCTATCCTATTCTTCTTGGAACTTCAAGAAAATCTATGATAGGGCTTGCCTTAAATCTTCCTGTAGATGAAAGGGTTGAAGGAACAGTAGCAACTACTGTTATGGGAATAATGAAAGGTTGTGATTTTGTAAGGGTTCATGATATTAAAGAAAACAAAAGAGCAGCAGTAATGACAGATAAAATTCTTAGAGCTAATTGA